The following coding sequences are from one Kogia breviceps isolate mKogBre1 chromosome X, mKogBre1 haplotype 1, whole genome shotgun sequence window:
- the LOC131748516 gene encoding melanoma-associated antigen B18-like: MPRGQKSKFRAREKRRQAHAETQSLEDAQATGTAAAGESPSSVCPLFEDSPQNMPAAETPSTPEGPQGTTNASAAVSCTNSDEGTNSQKKESSKSSKGTENSSRDPLYMKVVLLVQFLLQKYQNKEPITKADMVKFVIKKYKYHFNEILKRASEHMELAFGLDLKEVDPTRHCYALVSKLDLTLNGTMNDEENMPKTGLLMIVLGVIFTKGNCAPEEEIWEVLNMMGVHAERKHFIYGDPKKVITEDLVQLKYLEYRQVANSDPLRYEFLWGPRAHAEVSKMKILEFLAKVHDTVPSAFPSWYEEALRDEEERAQARMAARARTAAMASARSRATASNASQAK; the protein is encoded by the coding sequence ATGCCTCGAGGTCAGAAGAGTAAGTTCCGTGCCCGTGAGAAACGCCGCCAGGCCCATGCTGAGACCCAGAGTCTGGAGGATGCTCAGGCCACTGggacagcagcagcaggagagtCCCCTTCCTCTGTCTGTCCTCTCTTTGAGGACAGCCCTCAGAATATGCCTGCTGCTGAGACACCTAGCACGCCTGAGGGACCTCAGGGAACCACCAATGCTAGTGCAGCTGTTTCATGCACCAATTCAGATGAAGGTACCAACAGCCAAAAGAAGGAAAGCTCAAAATCCTCCAAGGGCACTGAGAACTCAAGCAGAGATCCTTTATACATGAAGGTGGTTTTGTTGGTGCAGTTCCTGCTGCAGAAGTATCAAAACAAAGAGCCAATTACTAAGGCAGACATGGTGAAGTTTGTTATCAAAAAGTACAAGTATCATTTCAATGAGATCCTCAAGAGAGCCTCTGAGCACATGGAGCTGGCCTTTGGTCTTGATCTGAAGGAAGTGGATCCTACCAGGCACTGCTATGCCCTCGTCAGCAAACTAGACCTCACCCTCAATGGAACGATGAATGATGAAGAGAACATGCCCAAGACCGGGCTCCTGATGATCGTGCTGGGTGTGATCTTCACGAAGGGCAACTGTGCCCCTGAAGAGGAGATCTGGGAAGTGCTGAATATGATGGGTGTACATGCTGAAAGGAAGCACTTCATCTATGGGGACCCCAAGAAGGTCATCACTGAAGATTTGGTGCAGCTAAAGTACCTGGAGTACCGCCAGGTGGCCAACAGCGATCCTCTGCGCTATGAGTTCCTGTGGGGCCCGAGAGCCCACGCTGAAGTCAGCAAGATGAAAATCCTGGAGTTCTTAGCCAAGGTTCATGATACAGTGCCCAGTGCCTTCCCATCCTGGTATGAAGAAGCTTTGAGAGACGAGGAAGAGAGAGCGCAAGCAAGAATGGCAGCCAGAGCTCGTACCGCTGCCATGGCCAGTGCACGCTCCAGGGCCACGGCCAGCAACGCCTCCCAGGCTAAGTGA